One window of Candidatus Nitrospira kreftii genomic DNA carries:
- a CDS encoding hypothetical protein (conserved protein of unknown function), producing MMVHPTARRLIVVVGLLSVTSYQTPVYANAQAEIRPVLFQNFASEKPWVTFDFAGSTGFGNLKLGQPLELSITVGGVAPEAMPFVAICESAHFESQIVTLKPDPTSPVMQATTTLVPVTQDQLPSGPNFFRLHVTFARSTETKFERVMTRIVYLTIDHPMVAGDNHVLPTANPAQPSERDLAADQAEPTLDAIPLGNDQLMEEDLLPPRSVQPTPAYWRQVRDRLNRSWNRTALTMPQSSPQPTVHVQFRLYPDGRAQLMQVADGSGVSEIDQAGIQAIADAQPFPPFPMGVGNEPIEIQVQLQTGKAGVRDFRTGPPPKPEQTVNAPKQ from the coding sequence ATGATGGTCCATCCTACTGCGAGACGTCTGATTGTCGTTGTCGGCCTGTTGAGCGTGACATCGTATCAAACCCCCGTTTACGCGAACGCACAAGCAGAGATACGCCCTGTACTGTTTCAAAACTTTGCTTCTGAGAAACCATGGGTAACGTTCGATTTCGCTGGTTCGACTGGCTTTGGAAATCTCAAACTCGGTCAACCACTTGAGCTATCGATTACCGTTGGCGGAGTTGCCCCGGAGGCCATGCCGTTTGTGGCCATCTGTGAATCGGCTCACTTTGAATCACAGATCGTGACCCTGAAACCAGATCCGACTTCACCTGTCATGCAGGCGACCACCACCCTTGTGCCCGTCACGCAAGATCAGCTCCCTTCTGGCCCAAACTTTTTCCGACTTCACGTGACGTTCGCGAGGTCAACCGAAACGAAATTCGAACGAGTGATGACTCGGATTGTGTATCTCACGATAGACCACCCCATGGTTGCCGGCGATAACCACGTCTTGCCCACAGCCAATCCAGCCCAACCCAGTGAAAGAGATTTGGCCGCGGATCAAGCCGAGCCTACGCTTGATGCCATCCCGCTGGGCAACGATCAGCTCATGGAGGAAGACCTCCTACCGCCTCGTTCCGTACAACCGACACCAGCCTATTGGCGCCAGGTCCGTGACCGCCTGAATCGGAGCTGGAACCGTACCGCCCTGACCATGCCACAGTCCTCACCCCAACCAACCGTGCATGTGCAATTTCGGCTCTATCCCGACGGACGTGCCCAGTTGATGCAAGTTGCGGATGGGTCAGGCGTCTCCGAGATTGATCAAGCCGGCATCCAGGCGATCGCCGATGCGCAACCCTTCCCACCGTTCCCCATGGGCGTCGGAAACGAGCCTATCGAGATCCAGGTGCAATTGCAGACCGGCAAGGCAGGGGTTCGTGACTTCCGCACCGGCCCCCCCCCGAAGCCCGAACAAACAGTCAACGCACCGAAGCAATGA
- a CDS encoding Aryl-alcohol dehydrogenase yields the protein MEALVKSTAGPGLTLTTLADPRPGPHDAVVKIAATSLCGTDVHIYRWDEWAQQRIHPPRIIGHELCGHVVEVGRDVSLVKVGEYVAAESHLTCGACFQCRTGQAHVCKNYKILGIDRDGSYAQYVTLPENVLWRTDPQIPPELACVQEPLGNAVDAALAEDLTGHTVLITGCGPTGLFAAAVARTAGAATIIASDVSDFRLSLAKQVGVDHVFNAKVDSPEHIAAAILDITAGEGVDAALEMSGNPTALHQVFQAVKNGGRVTLFGIPTGPVCFDLPNEMIFKGIRVYGITGRRLFETWYRLAGLFKAGLNIRPVITHSFPLSEFATGFELIQSGQCGKVVLFP from the coding sequence ATGGAAGCCCTCGTCAAAAGTACCGCAGGGCCAGGCTTAACCCTCACCACGTTGGCCGACCCCAGGCCAGGTCCCCATGATGCTGTTGTGAAGATTGCTGCCACCTCACTGTGTGGAACAGACGTCCATATTTATCGCTGGGACGAATGGGCGCAGCAGCGGATTCATCCCCCGCGGATTATCGGCCATGAATTGTGCGGCCACGTGGTAGAGGTGGGGCGCGACGTCTCCCTCGTCAAGGTTGGTGAGTATGTCGCTGCCGAATCGCATCTGACGTGCGGAGCCTGCTTTCAATGCCGCACGGGTCAGGCGCACGTGTGCAAGAATTACAAAATTCTGGGGATCGATCGAGACGGGTCATACGCGCAGTATGTGACATTGCCTGAAAATGTGTTGTGGCGGACAGATCCACAGATCCCACCCGAGCTAGCCTGTGTGCAAGAGCCGCTCGGCAATGCCGTTGACGCCGCGCTGGCTGAAGATCTGACTGGACATACGGTGTTGATTACGGGGTGTGGGCCAACGGGGCTGTTTGCCGCTGCCGTGGCACGAACGGCTGGGGCGGCCACCATCATTGCGTCAGATGTCAGTGACTTTCGGCTTAGTTTGGCGAAGCAGGTTGGGGTAGACCATGTCTTCAATGCGAAGGTCGACTCGCCTGAACACATTGCGGCCGCGATCCTCGATATCACAGCCGGGGAAGGAGTCGATGCCGCGCTGGAGATGTCAGGAAATCCCACAGCCCTCCACCAGGTCTTTCAAGCCGTCAAGAATGGCGGGCGTGTGACGCTATTCGGCATTCCCACGGGGCCTGTCTGCTTTGACTTGCCGAATGAGATGATTTTTAAAGGCATCCGCGTCTATGGGATCACCGGTCGGCGCCTCTTTGAGACCTGGTATCGGTTGGCAGGCCTCTTCAAAGCAGGCCTCAATATTCGGCCGGTCATCACGCATTCATTTCCACTGAGTGAGTTTGCCACCGGGTTTGAGTTGATTCAATCGGGGCAGTGCGGCAAAGTGGTGTTGTTTCCGTGA
- a CDS encoding glycine C-acetyltransferase, giving the protein MAYDSLKQVLTTHLAEIRAQGLYKSERRILGPQGGDIRVAQGQVLNLCANNYLGLSNHPSIVQAAKNGLDTHGYGMASVRFICGTQDLHKQLEQAVSEFLGTDDTILYSSCFDANGGLFEVLLDERDAVISDALNHASLIDGIRLCKAKRFRYAHSNMEELEARLKEASGCRLRLIVTDGVFSMDGDLAKLDRIVKLAERYDAAVVVDDSHATGVLGPAGRGTPAYYGVTENVDIVTSTLGKTLGGATGGFTSGKAEVIELLRQRSRPYLFSNSLPPPIAAGALSALALVAQGDHLREQLRANAAYFRMELTALGFRLVPGEHPIIPVMLGDAAVATSMAEALLKERVYVVGFSYPVVPQGQARIRTQMSAAHTTSQLKQAVDAFAKVGRALGIIHD; this is encoded by the coding sequence ATGGCCTACGACTCCCTCAAGCAGGTGCTCACGACTCACCTTGCCGAGATCCGCGCCCAAGGGCTCTACAAATCTGAGCGCCGCATTCTAGGCCCACAAGGTGGAGACATCCGTGTGGCGCAAGGTCAGGTCCTCAATCTCTGCGCCAACAATTATCTGGGCCTCTCGAATCATCCATCCATTGTGCAGGCTGCAAAAAATGGGTTGGACACACACGGCTATGGCATGGCCTCAGTGCGGTTTATTTGCGGCACGCAGGATCTGCACAAGCAGCTCGAACAGGCCGTCAGTGAGTTTCTCGGTACCGATGACACCATCCTCTACAGTTCCTGCTTCGACGCGAATGGCGGATTGTTCGAAGTGTTGTTGGATGAGCGTGATGCCGTCATCAGCGATGCGTTGAACCATGCCAGCCTGATCGACGGCATCAGGCTGTGCAAGGCCAAGCGATTTCGGTATGCCCATTCCAACATGGAGGAGCTGGAAGCTCGACTCAAGGAAGCGAGTGGGTGCCGCCTGCGCCTGATTGTCACGGACGGGGTGTTTTCGATGGATGGTGATCTGGCCAAACTCGACCGGATTGTGAAGCTGGCGGAACGGTACGATGCGGCGGTGGTGGTTGATGACAGCCATGCCACTGGAGTTCTTGGTCCAGCGGGGAGGGGGACACCAGCGTATTACGGGGTGACGGAGAACGTCGACATTGTCACAAGCACATTGGGGAAAACGCTGGGCGGTGCAACCGGTGGATTTACATCGGGCAAGGCCGAGGTGATCGAACTGTTGCGTCAGCGATCGAGGCCCTATCTGTTTTCTAACTCCCTTCCGCCTCCTATTGCAGCCGGGGCGTTAAGTGCGCTTGCTCTTGTGGCACAAGGCGATCATCTCAGGGAACAGCTTCGAGCCAACGCTGCGTACTTCAGAATGGAGCTGACTGCGCTTGGTTTTCGGCTCGTTCCTGGCGAACATCCGATCATTCCCGTGATGTTAGGCGATGCTGCTGTTGCGACATCGATGGCCGAGGCTTTGCTCAAAGAGAGGGTCTACGTGGTCGGGTTCAGCTATCCGGTGGTTCCGCAAGGGCAGGCGAGAATCAGGACTCAAATGTCGGCAGCCCATACGACCTCGCAGCTGAAACAAGCCGTGGACGCGTTTGCGAAGGTGGGACGTGCGCTTGGCATAATCCACGACTAG
- a CDS encoding 50S ribosomal protein L9: protein MKVILQETLEGVGHLGDLINVADGFARNYLLPRRKAVEADGRSIKAFEHVKRVAAEKAKKEKLEIETHAKKVSAVSLTIEMQVGKDDKLFGSVTTKDIAEGLAAQGVTVDRRKIQLAQPIKELGTVAVPIKMPRDVVATVNVHVVKKQEVEEPSA from the coding sequence ATGAAAGTCATTCTACAAGAGACTCTGGAAGGGGTAGGGCATCTCGGTGATCTCATTAACGTCGCCGATGGGTTTGCACGGAACTATTTGTTACCGCGGCGCAAGGCCGTCGAGGCGGACGGTCGGAGCATCAAGGCGTTCGAGCATGTCAAGCGAGTGGCGGCCGAGAAAGCCAAGAAGGAAAAACTGGAAATTGAGACACATGCGAAGAAGGTGTCGGCGGTCTCGCTGACGATCGAGATGCAAGTGGGCAAAGACGACAAACTGTTCGGCTCCGTTACCACCAAAGACATTGCCGAAGGACTCGCGGCACAGGGCGTGACCGTGGATCGGCGAAAAATCCAGTTGGCACAACCGATCAAGGAACTTGGCACGGTGGCTGTGCCCATCAAGATGCCCAGGGATGTGGTGGCCACGGTGAACGTCCATGTGGTGAAGAAGCAAGAAGTGGAAGAGCCATCAGCGTAG
- a CDS encoding serine hydroxymethyltransferase, translating into MDTINSYAIGSWDALKAADPEVCAAIDAEEIRQREKLLLIASENFASPAVLAAQGSLLTNKYAEGYPGKRYYGGCQHADAVEDLAIQRCKEIFGAEHVNVQPHSGSQANMAAYLSVLKPGDTILGMDLAQGGHLTHGSKVNFSGILFRVFSYGVDRQTETIDYDAVQKVAEECRPRMIVVGASAYARVLDFPRFQQIAKSVGAYLLIDIAHIAGLIAAGLHPNPVPYADFVTTTTHKTLRGPRGGVTMCKAEHAKGVDKLVFPGLQGGPLMHVIAAKAVAFKEALSPSFKRYQQQVLANARALAKEFVDRGYKIVSGGTDTHLMLLNLTNKGITGKEADAALDAAGIIVNKNAVPYDEKPPAVASGIRLGSPIVSTRGMREPEMKQIVSLVDRVLQHRQEADVLEEVRMQAKALCAQFPIFHPY; encoded by the coding sequence ATGGACACGATAAACAGCTATGCAATTGGTTCGTGGGACGCTCTGAAGGCAGCAGATCCGGAGGTCTGTGCCGCGATTGACGCGGAGGAAATCCGGCAACGTGAGAAATTACTGTTGATTGCGTCGGAAAATTTTGCCAGCCCCGCGGTCTTAGCGGCGCAAGGCTCTTTGCTCACCAATAAGTACGCGGAAGGGTATCCCGGCAAGCGCTACTATGGTGGGTGTCAGCATGCTGATGCGGTCGAGGACTTGGCGATTCAGCGGTGTAAGGAGATCTTCGGGGCCGAGCATGTCAATGTGCAACCCCATTCAGGCTCGCAGGCCAATATGGCCGCGTATTTGTCGGTGTTGAAGCCGGGAGACACCATTTTAGGAATGGACCTCGCTCAGGGCGGACATCTGACACACGGGAGCAAGGTCAACTTCTCCGGTATCCTCTTCCGAGTCTTCTCCTATGGAGTCGATCGCCAGACGGAAACCATCGACTATGATGCTGTTCAAAAGGTGGCCGAAGAATGCCGTCCTCGCATGATCGTCGTCGGTGCCAGCGCCTATGCTCGCGTGCTGGATTTCCCACGATTTCAACAGATCGCCAAGTCGGTCGGAGCCTATCTGTTAATAGATATCGCTCACATTGCGGGGCTTATTGCAGCCGGGCTTCATCCGAATCCTGTCCCTTACGCCGACTTCGTGACGACCACGACCCATAAGACCCTGCGCGGTCCGCGTGGTGGTGTCACGATGTGTAAAGCCGAGCATGCGAAGGGAGTCGACAAGCTCGTGTTTCCGGGTCTACAGGGCGGACCGTTGATGCATGTGATCGCCGCCAAGGCGGTGGCCTTCAAGGAGGCCTTGTCTCCGTCGTTTAAGCGCTATCAACAGCAAGTCCTGGCTAATGCGAGGGCATTAGCCAAAGAATTCGTGGATCGCGGCTACAAGATCGTCTCCGGCGGTACCGATACGCATTTGATGCTCCTGAATCTCACAAACAAAGGGATTACGGGGAAAGAAGCTGATGCGGCGCTTGATGCGGCCGGAATTATCGTCAATAAGAACGCCGTGCCCTATGACGAAAAGCCACCAGCCGTCGCGAGCGGCATTCGGCTGGGGTCGCCGATCGTGTCCACTCGCGGGATGCGTGAACCTGAGATGAAACAGATCGTTAGCCTAGTTGACCGTGTTCTCCAGCATCGGCAGGAAGCAGATGTGCTCGAAGAAGTTCGTATGCAAGCGAAGGCGTTGTGTGCGCAGTTCCCGATCTTTCATCCCTACTAG
- a CDS encoding Transcriptional repressor NrdR, whose protein sequence is MKCPFCDELEDKVVDSRMAKEGEVIRRRRECLSCKRRYTTYERVEEILPVVVKKDGRRESFDRTKILLGMKKACEKRPISTGTIEAVTDRIEKRIQEMGETEIESRVVGEEVMRELHQLDQVAYVRFASVYREFKDIEQFMDELKTLAQQGRER, encoded by the coding sequence GTGAAATGCCCCTTCTGTGATGAACTCGAAGACAAGGTGGTCGATTCTCGCATGGCCAAGGAAGGCGAGGTCATCCGTCGACGCCGTGAATGCCTGAGTTGTAAGCGTCGCTATACCACGTATGAGCGAGTTGAAGAAATTTTGCCGGTCGTGGTGAAGAAGGACGGTCGCCGGGAGTCTTTCGACCGCACCAAAATTCTTCTCGGGATGAAAAAAGCCTGTGAAAAACGGCCCATCAGCACCGGAACGATCGAAGCCGTGACGGACCGGATCGAGAAGCGGATTCAAGAAATGGGCGAAACGGAGATCGAAAGCCGGGTGGTGGGAGAGGAAGTCATGCGAGAGCTGCATCAACTGGACCAAGTTGCATATGTCCGGTTTGCATCCGTCTATCGAGAGTTCAAGGACATCGAGCAATTTATGGATGAGTTGAAGACGTTGGCTCAACAAGGACGCGAACGTTAA
- a CDS encoding hypothetical protein (putative Histidine kinase with N-terminal NAD-binding region) — protein sequence MIKPLPQRGRRSTPIPVATSVAIIGAGRGGTALMEIFANDPLVQIVGVAESNPDAPGLDLAKQLKIPITPDYRQLLTMERVDLIIDVSGDAEVWQFLQDFHRMGVTIIGGASAKFMWELIEARIRATAEIEKTLNKYQSLYRLYVKETGAAVTDERTRIACEIHDGFVQILAGVNFKLDLCQQLIKKNPRASLATIKESKAQLKLAIQEARQVIFNLRPLHYEKMDLIPGLTNYFASYQTQTHIVTKFTVTGDEQTLFPRTKIFLFRIIQEALSNVEKHAKADKVSIKLEMDTDLLRVIITDNGVGFDMEKVLRDPEKWDHFGIKGILERARLVGGEGRVESKPGKGTKLIVEVPLGNKEEIGNGEN from the coding sequence ATGATCAAACCACTTCCTCAGCGTGGGAGACGAAGCACGCCAATTCCGGTGGCGACGAGCGTCGCCATTATCGGCGCCGGCCGAGGTGGCACGGCGTTGATGGAGATTTTCGCGAACGATCCTCTTGTTCAGATCGTCGGCGTGGCTGAGAGTAATCCGGATGCGCCCGGTCTGGACCTGGCCAAACAACTGAAGATTCCGATCACCCCCGACTATCGGCAGTTGTTGACGATGGAACGTGTCGACTTGATCATTGATGTGTCTGGTGATGCGGAAGTCTGGCAGTTCCTCCAAGATTTCCACCGCATGGGGGTGACCATCATCGGCGGTGCCAGCGCAAAATTCATGTGGGAGTTGATTGAGGCTCGTATTCGCGCGACGGCGGAGATCGAGAAGACATTGAACAAATATCAATCTCTTTACCGACTCTACGTCAAAGAAACGGGCGCGGCCGTGACGGACGAACGGACCAGAATCGCCTGCGAGATCCACGACGGATTCGTGCAGATTTTGGCGGGTGTGAACTTCAAGCTGGATCTCTGCCAGCAGCTGATCAAGAAAAATCCGCGAGCGAGTTTGGCCACTATCAAGGAGAGTAAGGCCCAACTCAAGCTGGCGATTCAGGAAGCCCGCCAGGTGATCTTTAATCTTCGTCCGCTGCACTATGAAAAAATGGATCTCATTCCGGGTCTCACGAATTATTTTGCGTCGTACCAGACTCAGACGCACATTGTCACAAAGTTTACCGTGACGGGGGATGAGCAGACGCTTTTCCCGCGAACCAAGATCTTTCTCTTCCGAATCATCCAGGAAGCTTTGAGCAACGTCGAGAAACATGCGAAAGCCGACAAGGTATCGATCAAGCTGGAGATGGATACCGACTTGTTACGAGTCATTATTACAGATAACGGTGTGGGCTTTGATATGGAAAAGGTTCTCCGCGACCCCGAAAAATGGGACCATTTTGGGATCAAGGGTATCTTGGAGCGAGCGCGATTAGTCGGCGGGGAAGGCCGTGTGGAATCCAAGCCGGGGAAAGGCACCAAACTCATCGTTGAAGTGCCGTTGGGCAATAAGGAGGAAATAGGCAATGGAGAAAATTAA
- a CDS encoding Transcriptional regulatory protein LiaR: MEKIKVLIADDHRVVREGLAAILKTKEDIHVIGEAQDGMEAVEKARTLLPDVILMDVSMPRMGGVEATRQIKRELPHIGIVALTMYEEQQYIFDLVRAGATGYLLKDSESSQIVAAIRAIYRGESLIHPSVASKILAEFSLMAQKKGKKSAWAEHDLTEREITVLRLVADGKTNKEIANSLDLSEKTVKNHVRNIFHKLQVYDRTQAAITAIRKGLIELDPKR; this comes from the coding sequence ATGGAGAAAATTAAAGTCCTCATCGCCGACGACCATCGGGTGGTCCGAGAAGGATTGGCGGCCATTCTCAAAACGAAAGAGGACATTCACGTCATCGGCGAAGCCCAGGATGGGATGGAGGCCGTTGAGAAAGCCCGTACGCTGCTTCCCGATGTGATTCTCATGGATGTGAGCATGCCAAGAATGGGGGGAGTCGAGGCCACGAGACAAATCAAACGCGAGCTTCCGCACATCGGGATCGTGGCGTTAACCATGTACGAAGAACAACAATACATCTTCGACCTCGTGCGAGCGGGAGCGACGGGGTACTTGCTGAAAGACTCAGAATCGTCTCAAATCGTTGCGGCCATTCGTGCGATCTATCGCGGTGAATCGCTGATCCATCCTTCTGTCGCCAGTAAAATTTTGGCTGAATTTTCGCTGATGGCTCAAAAAAAAGGGAAGAAGTCGGCGTGGGCCGAACATGATTTGACTGAGCGTGAAATCACCGTCTTACGATTAGTGGCGGATGGGAAAACCAACAAAGAGATCGCCAATAGCCTTGATTTAAGCGAAAAGACCGTCAAGAACCATGTCCGGAACATCTTCCACAAGCTGCAAGTCTACGATCGCACACAAGCCGCCATCACCGCCATCCGCAAAGGGCTGATCGAGCTGGATCCGAAGCGGTAA
- a CDS encoding hypothetical protein (conserved protein of unknown function), giving the protein MKHAPTIAHRSFTALLLVAFGIIVSGCGDSASINPEVELASLTINPGTLQPAFASTTIRYSVDLSTSVTSVAISAQPRVAGDTVTIDGQTTTSRSITVGPVGGPPTIVSIVVSESTTKSRTYTVVLNKVSLAGNNDLSKLLVIPAGLSPAFASSEQNYTLDVATDVTSVIMAATKSDPNAVLSGDVPNDGQAVIPLGGPGTTKDVLITVTAQNGSAKTYRITIKRAAPMDNNNLSGLTVNAGTLDPAFAAGIRNYTVNVASGVDRIIVSATKSDPQAVMSAFGSVIAAAGVPTGQASTSLGLGTTTAVSITVTAPNGSPKTYTIDVFRPSR; this is encoded by the coding sequence ATGAAACACGCACCGACCATCGCACACAGATCCTTCACTGCCCTGCTACTTGTAGCATTTGGCATAATCGTTTCCGGCTGTGGGGACTCAGCATCGATTAACCCAGAAGTAGAACTTGCTAGCCTGACTATAAACCCCGGGACACTCCAGCCAGCCTTTGCGAGCACAACAATCCGATACAGCGTTGATCTCTCCACCAGCGTCACGAGTGTGGCTATCTCCGCGCAACCGCGAGTGGCCGGCGACACGGTGACGATCGATGGCCAAACGACGACGAGTCGGTCTATTACCGTAGGACCGGTAGGAGGCCCCCCCACGATCGTCAGCATTGTGGTGTCCGAATCCACGACCAAGTCGAGAACCTATACGGTTGTTCTCAACAAGGTCTCCTTAGCGGGCAACAACGACTTGTCGAAATTGCTGGTCATCCCAGCCGGATTGTCCCCCGCGTTCGCATCGAGCGAGCAAAACTACACCTTGGACGTGGCGACCGATGTCACCTCGGTAATTATGGCTGCAACCAAGTCCGATCCGAATGCCGTGCTTTCTGGTGATGTACCCAATGATGGTCAAGCCGTGATCCCGCTCGGTGGGCCAGGAACGACCAAAGACGTGCTGATTACCGTCACCGCACAGAATGGCTCCGCAAAGACCTACCGCATCACCATCAAACGAGCGGCACCCATGGACAACAATAATCTGTCTGGTTTGACTGTGAACGCCGGTACTTTAGATCCAGCATTTGCGGCAGGTATTCGGAACTACACGGTGAACGTTGCGAGCGGCGTTGACCGTATAATCGTTTCGGCAACCAAGTCTGATCCACAAGCCGTGATGTCCGCTTTCGGCTCAGTCATCGCTGCGGCAGGAGTGCCAACAGGCCAAGCGTCCACTTCGCTGGGGTTAGGGACAACCACAGCTGTCTCGATCACTGTCACGGCACCGAATGGAAGTCCAAAAACATATACCATAGACGTATTCCGGCCGAGTCGCTAA
- a CDS encoding hypothetical protein (conserved protein of unknown function), producing MRALAHLYASRDRPIQEPFRNICIYPYGSHGWLTPTDYPGREENEIGSIMRAFITIVARYLAITLIVANSLAVGGCSDNGSIDPGPQLTNLTVSGLSLQPRFASETTTYGVDLPSNISEVTVSATKSDPNDVLSGAVIAPAGQATGQTTISSPGAGSSKDVSLTVTSSDGRSKIYTVTLRAITLGGDNTLKSLTLSPGILSPAFSAGIFDYTLDVSTSVDTVTVSATKSDPNAVISGDVPNEGQVTLKLDGPGTTKVVSIVVTAPNGTSKTYSITIARASPSSDNRLSNLTVSPGFLEPDFASGTLDYRTNITNDVDSVIVSATKSDPNAVLSAFGSVIAAAGTPTGQIQVQIQGRRTEVEMAVTAQDGVSRRSYTITFIRSRR from the coding sequence ATGCGGGCACTTGCTCACCTATACGCAAGTAGGGATAGACCCATTCAGGAGCCCTTTCGTAACATCTGCATCTACCCTTATGGTTCACACGGGTGGCTGACTCCAACAGATTATCCAGGAAGAGAAGAGAACGAAATTGGATCCATCATGAGAGCCTTCATCACCATCGTTGCACGCTATCTCGCCATCACTCTTATCGTCGCAAACAGCCTAGCAGTTGGTGGCTGCAGCGACAATGGGTCGATTGATCCTGGGCCTCAACTCACGAACCTTACGGTCTCCGGTCTATCCCTCCAACCACGGTTCGCCAGCGAAACAACCACCTACGGCGTGGACCTTCCCAGCAACATTTCCGAGGTAACTGTCTCGGCAACAAAATCCGACCCGAATGATGTGTTGTCTGGTGCAGTGATAGCCCCTGCAGGGCAAGCCACCGGTCAGACCACGATTTCCTCACCAGGAGCGGGGTCCAGCAAAGATGTTTCACTGACCGTCACTTCCTCGGATGGAAGATCGAAGATCTACACCGTTACCCTCAGGGCAATAACCCTTGGCGGGGACAACACGCTCAAGAGTTTGACCCTCTCGCCAGGCATCTTGTCTCCTGCCTTTTCTGCAGGAATCTTCGACTACACTCTGGACGTGAGTACCTCAGTCGATACAGTGACCGTCTCGGCAACCAAATCTGATCCCAATGCTGTAATATCGGGCGATGTCCCCAATGAAGGACAAGTGACCCTCAAGCTTGATGGGCCGGGAACAACGAAGGTGGTCTCGATTGTCGTTACCGCACCGAATGGGACCTCAAAAACATACTCCATTACCATTGCTCGAGCGAGTCCCTCGAGCGACAATCGCTTATCTAACTTGACGGTGAGCCCAGGATTCTTGGAGCCTGATTTTGCTTCAGGAACCCTGGACTATAGAACGAACATTACCAATGATGTGGACAGTGTGATCGTCTCTGCAACAAAATCTGATCCGAACGCAGTGCTGTCGGCATTCGGTTCAGTGATTGCTGCAGCAGGAACGCCGACAGGACAAATACAGGTCCAAATACAGGGGCGACGCACCGAAGTCGAGATGGCCGTTACCGCACAGGATGGCGTAAGCCGAAGATCCTACACCATAACATTCATCCGATCTCGTCGATAG